In the Symmachiella macrocystis genome, AAACGAGCCGTCCTCGCCATAAAACAATTGGCGGGTCCCCTGGGTCATAATCGATCCCGGTGCGATGCCATTGACCAGAATGCCGTATTGCCCCAGTTCGATCGCCATGGCTTTGGTGAGATTGATGACCCCCGCCTTGGCGGCGACAAAGGCGCATTGCAATCGCAGTGGTACCAAACCGGCGATCGAGGCGATGTTGATAATCTTGCCACTCCCCTGCCCCCGCATAACGCGCGCCGCCGCTTGGCTGACAGCGAACAGCCCGTTCAGATCGACGTTGAGCAACCGATCCCATTCTTCGCGGGGAAATTCATCGATCGTTACGCGGTGAGCCATGGTATTGACGCCGGCGTTATTGACGACAATATCCAGCCGCCCCCATTCGTCGACGGTCCCGGCGATCACCTCAGCAATCTGCGCCTCATTGGTGACATCCAATTGCCGCGCGAGACAACCATCATGCCCGGCTGCGGTTTCGGTCACGGTCGCGAGGTCGACATCCGTAAACACAACCCGCGCCCCATTAGCGGCCAGCGCCTCAGCA is a window encoding:
- a CDS encoding SDR family NAD(P)-dependent oxidoreductase; its protein translation is MKVNLQDQVALVTGAAQGIGKSIAEALAANGARVVFTDVDLATVTETAAGHDGCLARQLDVTNEAQIAEVIAGTVDEWGRLDIVVNNAGVNTMAHRVTIDEFPREEWDRLLNVDLNGLFAVSQAAARVMRGQGSGKIINIASIAGLVPLRLQCAFVAAKAGVINLTKAMAIELGQYGILVNGIAPGSIMTQGTRQLFYGEDGSFRDSVQQLLAHIPLARPGTTEEIAHAALFLAAPESSYITGHILTVDGGWTAGYTRDF